A single Flavobacterium sp. 1 DNA region contains:
- a CDS encoding TolC family protein, whose amino-acid sequence MNRKIVLTGTFILFCALASGQENFWSLTKCMEMALQNNIEIKIRQLEIIKTLKSQNSVLNKMLPAVNLYGDQGYNFGSTIDPSTNGRVSSNIQNNNFYLNAKTNLIDFNAFANAKKDKINIKLAKAEKEVIENEYKLQILESYYQALYTQELLKIQKEQLKQASFNLDRVTKEVAIGSKPQSDLYDMQLSFSEEENRNLETEQLYEIKKTQLFQLMNVTDIATDKILLEPYLKERTAAVENVSYNPKIKFAELNYQGSLKSTGVERANNLPVLSAYYGYSTFYYRTLNQTNGNTDSFKNQLENNQNQQIGLQLNVPVFNGFRNNKKIDASKIESEKSKLVIEQEKQQLAKQIVLEEQNKKNYLQLQNKWLEKLKYAKASLATTQAKFTSGKVEAILYSSVKNQLLSAEYEVLKNNLQLQYIDLKINLLKSDSL is encoded by the coding sequence ATGAATAGGAAAATAGTTTTAACAGGCACCTTTATACTATTTTGTGCTTTGGCAAGTGGCCAGGAAAATTTCTGGTCACTTACAAAGTGTATGGAAATGGCTTTGCAGAATAATATCGAAATTAAAATCAGACAGCTCGAAATTATCAAAACGCTGAAATCTCAAAACTCCGTTTTAAACAAAATGCTGCCTGCTGTTAATTTATACGGAGATCAAGGATACAATTTTGGATCTACTATTGATCCGTCGACTAACGGAAGGGTAAGCTCTAACATTCAGAATAATAATTTTTATCTCAATGCCAAAACGAATCTGATTGATTTTAATGCTTTTGCAAATGCCAAAAAAGACAAAATCAATATTAAACTTGCCAAAGCAGAGAAAGAAGTTATAGAAAATGAATACAAACTGCAGATTTTGGAAAGCTATTATCAGGCGCTTTACACGCAGGAATTATTAAAAATCCAAAAAGAGCAACTCAAGCAAGCTTCCTTCAACTTGGACAGAGTGACCAAAGAAGTCGCCATTGGGAGTAAACCCCAAAGCGATTTGTATGATATGCAATTAAGTTTTTCGGAAGAGGAAAACCGAAATTTGGAAACCGAGCAATTATATGAAATTAAAAAAACACAATTGTTCCAGCTGATGAATGTTACTGATATTGCTACAGACAAAATACTATTGGAACCTTATTTGAAAGAAAGAACAGCAGCTGTCGAAAATGTGTCTTACAATCCCAAAATAAAGTTTGCCGAACTGAATTATCAAGGCAGTTTGAAATCGACAGGTGTAGAAAGAGCCAACAATTTGCCGGTATTATCAGCTTATTATGGGTATTCCACTTTTTATTATAGAACGCTGAATCAGACAAACGGAAATACAGACAGCTTCAAGAATCAATTAGAAAACAATCAAAATCAGCAGATTGGTCTGCAGCTGAACGTTCCTGTTTTTAACGGTTTTAGAAATAACAAAAAAATAGACGCATCTAAAATAGAAAGTGAAAAATCAAAACTGGTTATTGAGCAGGAAAAACAGCAATTGGCCAAACAGATTGTATTGGAGGAACAAAACAAAAAGAATTATTTGCAGCTTCAGAATAAATGGCTGGAGAAATTAAAATATGCCAAAGCCTCACTTGCCACAACGCAGGCCAAATTTACTAGCGGAAAAGTAGAAGCCATTTTATATTCTTCAGTGAAAAACCAATTACTGTCGGCTGAATATGAGGTGCTTAAAAATAATCTTCAGCTGCAATATATTGATCTGAAAATAAATCTGCTGAAGAGCGATAGTTTGTAA
- a CDS encoding YceI family protein: MKKSFINFFVLLLIMAVNTDGFAQKLITKTGSIKFQASMPSYEEVGAENKSVSAVLEQSTGDFAALVLIKGFRFKVALMEEHFNENYMESEKFSKATFKGKIEDFDISEITNGSKNFTLKGDLTVHGKTKLVSVIVKISKTANGVNAVGSFEVKPEDFDIDIPSVVSKKIADKVKIAYNFILAK, translated from the coding sequence ATGAAAAAATCATTTATCAATTTCTTTGTATTACTGCTGATTATGGCTGTAAATACTGATGGATTTGCGCAAAAGCTGATAACAAAAACAGGCAGTATAAAATTTCAGGCTTCTATGCCTTCGTATGAAGAAGTTGGTGCTGAAAATAAAAGCGTGTCTGCAGTTTTAGAGCAGTCTACCGGAGATTTCGCCGCTTTGGTTCTTATAAAAGGCTTCCGGTTTAAGGTTGCTTTAATGGAGGAACATTTCAACGAAAATTACATGGAATCTGAAAAGTTTTCGAAAGCCACTTTCAAAGGTAAAATAGAAGATTTTGATATTTCTGAAATTACAAATGGATCTAAAAATTTTACTTTAAAAGGAGATCTTACCGTTCACGGAAAAACAAAACTGGTATCAGTAATTGTAAAAATTTCGAAAACGGCCAACGGAGTTAATGCTGTTGGTTCATTTGAAGTAAAACCCGAAGATTTTGATATTGATATTCCGAGCGTGGTGAGTAAAAAAATCGCAGACAAAGTAAAAATTGCCTACAATTTTATATTAGCAAAATGA
- a CDS encoding DUF5777 family beta-barrel protein has product MKKFLVPVCLFLATMAYSQDDLLKDLDSAQLEKNYSTATFKALQLVTLQTTKMPAKKEFYFVVSHRFGTVKDGLDSFFGLDNATTKLGGIYGVTDWLSVSLSRHTLNKMYETGLKYRMMRQGDSFPLDIVGYSVADINTFLEKDQYPGLESKHRMTYVQQLLISRKITQKLSLELVPSFIHKNLYNPDLENDNQFSFGGGGRYKITKRLSVNLEYMHNFDKPNFYENPLSVGLDIETGGHVFQLIFTNSQSMSESGYLTNASGEWGKGDFFFGFNLYRVF; this is encoded by the coding sequence ATGAAGAAATTTTTAGTCCCAGTCTGCCTTTTTTTGGCTACGATGGCATATTCGCAAGATGACTTGCTTAAGGATCTTGATTCTGCTCAGTTAGAAAAAAACTATTCTACAGCAACTTTTAAGGCTTTACAGCTGGTAACCTTACAGACAACAAAAATGCCTGCGAAAAAAGAGTTCTATTTTGTGGTCTCGCATCGTTTTGGCACTGTTAAAGATGGTTTAGACAGTTTTTTTGGTCTTGATAACGCTACTACAAAACTTGGCGGTATTTATGGAGTTACAGATTGGTTATCAGTCAGCCTTTCCAGACATACATTAAACAAAATGTATGAGACCGGACTGAAATACCGAATGATGAGACAAGGCGATAGTTTTCCGCTAGACATTGTTGGGTACAGTGTTGCGGATATTAATACATTTTTAGAAAAGGATCAATATCCCGGCTTAGAATCTAAGCATCGCATGACATACGTACAGCAGCTGTTGATTTCAAGGAAAATTACTCAAAAACTATCCTTGGAACTGGTGCCGTCATTTATACATAAAAATCTTTATAATCCTGATTTAGAAAATGATAATCAGTTTTCTTTTGGAGGAGGCGGACGTTATAAAATCACCAAAAGATTATCTGTCAATTTAGAATATATGCACAATTTTGATAAACCGAACTTTTATGAAAACCCATTGTCAGTAGGTCTTGATATAGAAACTGGAGGACATGTTTTTCAGCTAATATTTACCAATTCACAATCCATGAGTGAGAGCGGTTATCTTACAAATGCATCTGGTGAGTGGGGTAAAGGAGATTTCTTTTTTGGATTTAACTTATACAGAGTATTTTAA
- a CDS encoding TonB-dependent receptor, translated as MFFTFFLVLNLFAQDKEKVMPFKKIIIDIEQQHQVSFNYTEDNIAGLLLNPPKRSLSLDQKLQYLEKKTNLSFENIGNQFINIYKKDNESQLICGYVFSADKKPIENANISLVNKMQITTDSNGYFEFKKRDAAIFLISHVGFITQRIVAGNQDSKNCLEIILEPEITELEEIKASAILASGISKNKDGSFEIKPKKFGILPGLIEPDALQTMQQIPGVNSIDESVSSINVRGGTHDQNLFLWNGIRMFQTGHFFGLISVFNPNLAHTISIYKNGSSAFYGESVSSVVAISSTPETAEKNTLSAGINMINVDIYAKYNLSKKSYIEISGRKSITDFLETPTYKEYFNKVFQNTTITDFSQNNHIDYQSDKKFDFYDVTIKYIQKIGLKDQLILDLITIKDNLKVFQSATYYSMVKSENNVLRQQNYGGNLSWKRNWNSFNTTKINVYNSSYELLANQKTTFGNQIVIQENTVDNNGINLENNHSISSKFSFNDGYQFNEIGITNLEQVRNPDFYRKVKDVLRTHALILEGKYNDTISRIYFKAGTRINYIEKFNKYSVEPRMQFSYGISKSLNVELLGELKSQNSQQIIYLQKDYFGIEKRRWVLSDNTTIPIQKSKQISLNLFYKKNDWLLDIENFYKKVNGITTSSQGFQNQLEFIRTTGDYEILGTEILIQKKMNHFLTWLSYTYNDNSYDFSNYEYPIFPNNFELIHTLSWAGIYEKNNFKIALGTKWTSGRPKTSPASNQIDLSNPVLVYNKPNNTNLNIFAQLNLSSTYKWETANGIQCKLGISILNILNRKNEINEYYRISSLTNSIEDVETFSLQRTPNMSFRVSF; from the coding sequence TTGTTTTTTACATTTTTTCTTGTCCTGAATCTTTTTGCTCAGGACAAAGAAAAAGTTATGCCTTTTAAAAAAATCATAATTGATATTGAGCAACAGCATCAGGTTAGTTTTAATTACACCGAAGATAATATTGCCGGACTGTTGTTAAACCCTCCAAAGAGGTCACTTTCTTTAGATCAAAAACTGCAATATCTTGAAAAAAAAACCAATTTATCTTTTGAAAATATAGGAAACCAATTTATTAATATTTATAAAAAAGATAATGAATCCCAACTAATTTGCGGTTACGTTTTTTCTGCGGATAAAAAACCTATTGAAAACGCAAACATTAGTTTAGTTAACAAAATGCAGATAACAACTGATTCAAATGGTTATTTTGAATTTAAAAAAAGGGATGCGGCTATTTTTCTGATTAGTCACGTCGGATTTATAACACAAAGAATTGTTGCGGGTAATCAAGACTCTAAAAATTGTCTCGAAATAATATTAGAGCCTGAAATTACAGAACTTGAAGAGATTAAAGCCAGTGCTATTTTGGCTTCGGGAATTTCAAAAAACAAAGACGGATCATTTGAAATTAAACCCAAGAAGTTTGGTATTCTGCCAGGACTTATTGAGCCTGATGCTTTGCAGACAATGCAGCAGATTCCCGGCGTAAACAGCATTGACGAAAGCGTGTCGAGCATCAATGTACGCGGAGGTACACACGACCAAAATTTGTTTTTATGGAATGGAATACGAATGTTTCAAACGGGACATTTTTTTGGTTTAATATCGGTTTTTAATCCCAATTTGGCACATACCATTTCTATTTATAAAAACGGGAGTTCTGCTTTTTACGGAGAAAGCGTTTCCAGCGTAGTGGCTATTTCTTCTACTCCGGAAACAGCAGAAAAAAACACTCTTAGTGCAGGAATCAATATGATTAATGTTGATATTTATGCGAAATACAATCTCTCAAAAAAGAGTTATATCGAAATTTCAGGTCGAAAATCCATTACTGATTTTCTAGAAACTCCCACGTATAAAGAATATTTTAATAAAGTATTTCAAAACACCACGATTACTGATTTTTCTCAAAATAACCATATTGATTATCAAAGCGATAAAAAATTTGATTTCTATGATGTCACCATTAAATATATTCAAAAAATAGGACTCAAAGATCAACTAATATTGGATTTAATAACCATAAAAGACAACCTAAAAGTCTTTCAAAGTGCTACTTACTATAGCATGGTCAAATCAGAAAACAATGTTTTACGTCAACAAAATTATGGGGGAAATTTATCATGGAAACGAAACTGGAACAGCTTCAATACTACCAAAATTAATGTTTATAATTCTTCCTATGAGCTTTTGGCGAACCAGAAAACTACTTTCGGGAATCAAATTGTTATTCAGGAAAATACAGTTGACAATAATGGAATTAATTTAGAAAATAATCATAGTATTAGTTCAAAATTCAGTTTTAATGATGGTTATCAGTTTAATGAAATAGGTATTACTAATTTAGAGCAGGTAAGGAATCCTGATTTCTATCGTAAAGTTAAAGACGTGCTGAGAACACATGCCTTAATTTTGGAAGGGAAATACAATGACACCATTTCCAGAATATATTTTAAGGCAGGAACGCGGATCAATTATATTGAAAAATTTAATAAATATAGTGTAGAACCGCGAATGCAGTTTAGCTATGGCATCAGTAAAAGTCTGAATGTAGAACTGCTGGGCGAGTTAAAAAGCCAAAATTCGCAGCAAATCATTTATTTGCAGAAAGATTATTTTGGAATTGAAAAAAGGCGTTGGGTTTTATCAGATAACACCACAATTCCAATTCAAAAAAGTAAACAGATATCTTTAAATTTATTCTATAAAAAGAATGATTGGCTCTTGGATATAGAAAATTTTTATAAAAAAGTAAACGGAATTACAACTTCCAGCCAAGGTTTTCAGAATCAATTAGAGTTTATCCGAACAACTGGCGATTATGAAATTTTGGGAACAGAAATTCTGATTCAAAAAAAAATGAATCACTTTCTGACTTGGTTAAGTTATACCTATAATGACAACAGTTATGATTTCTCCAATTATGAATACCCAATTTTCCCAAACAACTTTGAATTAATTCATACTTTATCATGGGCAGGAATTTATGAGAAAAACAATTTCAAAATTGCTTTGGGAACAAAATGGACTTCAGGCAGACCAAAAACCTCTCCAGCCAGTAACCAAATCGACCTTTCTAATCCAGTGCTGGTTTACAATAAACCGAACAATACCAATTTAAATATTTTTGCACAACTTAATCTTTCCTCTACTTACAAATGGGAAACTGCAAATGGAATTCAATGCAAATTAGGTATTTCTATCTTAAATATCCTAAACAGGAAAAATGAAATCAACGAATATTATAGAATAAGTTCTTTAACAAATTCTATAGAGGATGTAGAAACATTCTCACTGCAAAGAACTCCAAACATGAGTTTTAGAGTTTCATTCTAA
- a CDS encoding FecR family protein, with product MKENRLLAKWLNNDLSEDELAAFEASPDFEKYQKIKNYTDHLEVDDLDENSMLANILKQKKTTPKVVPLYKKWMFRVAAIFVLALGITFAVKNFVPQTQTADFGEKTTFLLPDNSEVVLNSDSEINYKKWNWNSNRRLELKGEAYFRVSKGRRFEVQTSLGKVSVLGTQFNVKARKNRFDVVCYEGRVKVNYANTQILLTHGQSVTFENGKQVNMRVNSLKPEWMDNQICFYKENIKSLLDEVQRQYNVTIELNAKDTISLFTGKLPAKDLDVALQIISTTYHLEAKKVSKNKIIFDEK from the coding sequence ATGAAAGAAAATCGCTTATTAGCTAAATGGCTCAACAATGATTTGTCGGAGGATGAATTAGCTGCATTTGAAGCAAGTCCCGATTTTGAAAAATACCAAAAAATAAAAAATTATACTGATCATTTAGAAGTGGATGATTTGGATGAAAACTCCATGCTGGCGAACATTCTTAAACAGAAAAAAACGACTCCAAAGGTGGTTCCCTTATACAAAAAATGGATGTTTCGAGTAGCCGCCATCTTTGTTTTAGCTCTTGGAATTACTTTTGCGGTCAAAAATTTTGTACCACAAACCCAAACGGCAGATTTTGGAGAAAAAACCACTTTTTTACTACCTGATAATTCTGAAGTGGTGCTAAATTCCGATTCTGAAATAAACTATAAAAAATGGAATTGGAACAGCAACAGACGTCTTGAACTAAAAGGGGAAGCTTATTTCAGGGTATCCAAAGGCAGACGTTTTGAAGTGCAGACAAGCCTTGGAAAGGTATCGGTTTTGGGAACTCAATTTAACGTGAAAGCCCGAAAAAACAGGTTTGATGTAGTGTGTTATGAAGGCCGTGTAAAAGTAAATTATGCCAACACTCAAATTTTGTTGACTCATGGACAAAGCGTTACTTTTGAAAACGGAAAACAAGTGAACATGAGGGTAAATTCATTGAAGCCAGAATGGATGGACAATCAAATATGTTTTTATAAAGAAAATATTAAATCCCTGCTAGACGAAGTTCAAAGACAGTATAACGTTACGATTGAGTTGAATGCAAAAGATACAATTTCCTTATTTACGGGTAAACTGCCTGCCAAAGATCTTGATGTTGCCCTGCAGATTATTAGTACAACCTACCATTTGGAGGCCAAAAAAGTTTCAAAGAATAAAATAATTTTTGACGAAAAATAA
- a CDS encoding RNA polymerase sigma factor, whose translation MPNTTQSNTCDEIIFSSFFKSQIKALRNFLFYKFGNKDQADDLAQEAFVKLWQNCGSVPLEKAKSYIYTIANNSSLNEIAHQKVVLRYEKNFTGLDKTNENPEYLLEEKQFQAKLLKAIENLSEKQRVAFLMHRIDGKKYSEIALDLNLSVKAVEKRIHLALLSLRKEIDL comes from the coding sequence ATGCCAAATACAACCCAATCAAACACTTGTGACGAAATAATCTTTTCATCTTTTTTTAAAAGTCAGATAAAAGCACTTCGAAATTTTCTTTTTTACAAATTTGGCAATAAAGACCAAGCAGATGATTTAGCACAGGAAGCATTTGTGAAACTTTGGCAAAACTGCGGTTCAGTGCCGCTGGAAAAAGCAAAATCATATATTTATACTATTGCAAATAATAGCAGTCTTAATGAAATTGCACATCAAAAAGTTGTTTTGAGATATGAAAAAAACTTTACGGGTTTAGATAAAACAAATGAAAATCCAGAATATCTTTTGGAAGAAAAACAATTTCAAGCCAAACTTTTGAAAGCTATTGAGAATTTAAGCGAAAAACAGCGTGTTGCCTTTTTGATGCATCGGATTGACGGAAAAAAGTACAGCGAAATTGCTTTGGATTTAAACCTTAGCGTAAAGGCAGTGGAGAAACGCATTCATTTGGCTTTGTTAAGTTTACGTAAAGAAATTGATTTATAA